In a single window of the Pseudomonas entomophila genome:
- a CDS encoding AraC family transcriptional regulator, with translation MRDSDTVAVYFLNAMLHALRDRPQARDAHLHAVGIDPAVLAQPQARVPAKAFAQLWLALIDELHDEFFRLDSHGMPLGSFALICRGLIQEPNLEKALRQCLGNFALFLRDLQGTLTVRGARALISVHASIDDPLTRSYAEETFLVLVVGLLCWLAGRRIAIDRTELALARPAQDDDALLWGPDLRLGSGRTEVEFDSAWLRLPVMQDLAALKTFLRSAPQGLVIRFRNQNGLVAEVYRHLRARHYGQWPTLDAMAERQRLSASSFRRQLEREGRSYQQIKDEVRRAMAFELLREGCLSIAEIAEQTGFQEPSAFHRAFKKWTGQSPGSYRAKLRPA, from the coding sequence ATGCGCGATAGCGATACGGTCGCGGTGTACTTCCTCAATGCCATGCTCCACGCCCTGCGCGACCGCCCGCAGGCGCGCGACGCCCACCTGCACGCGGTGGGCATCGACCCGGCGGTGCTGGCGCAGCCCCAGGCGCGCGTGCCGGCCAAGGCCTTCGCCCAGTTGTGGCTGGCGCTGATCGATGAGTTGCACGACGAATTCTTCCGCCTCGACAGCCATGGCATGCCCCTGGGCAGCTTCGCCCTGATCTGCCGCGGACTGATCCAGGAACCGAACCTGGAGAAAGCCCTGCGCCAGTGCCTGGGCAATTTCGCCCTGTTCCTGCGCGACCTGCAGGGCACGCTCACGGTGCGAGGGGCGCGTGCGCTGATCAGCGTGCACGCGAGCATCGACGACCCACTGACGCGCAGCTACGCCGAGGAAACCTTCCTGGTGCTGGTGGTGGGCCTGTTGTGCTGGCTGGCCGGGCGGCGCATCGCCATCGATCGCACCGAGCTGGCCCTGGCGCGCCCGGCCCAGGACGACGATGCCTTGCTGTGGGGGCCGGACCTGCGCCTGGGCAGTGGCCGCACCGAGGTAGAGTTCGACAGTGCCTGGTTGCGCCTGCCGGTGATGCAGGACCTGGCGGCCCTGAAGACCTTTTTGCGCAGCGCGCCGCAAGGGTTGGTGATCCGCTTTCGCAACCAGAACGGCCTGGTCGCCGAGGTGTATCGCCACTTGCGTGCCCGGCATTACGGGCAATGGCCGACGCTCGACGCCATGGCCGAGCGGCAACGGCTCAGTGCCAGCAGCTTTCGTCGGCAACTGGAAAGGGAAGGGCGCTCGTACCAGCAGATCAAGGACGAGGTGCGCCGGGCCATGGCCTTCGAGCTGCTGCGCGAAGGCTGCCTGAGCATTGCCGAGATTGCCGAGCAGACCGGCTTCCAGGAACCCAGCGCGTTTCACCGGGCGTTCAAGAAGTGGACCGGGCAAAGCCCGGGGAGCTACAGGGCGAAGCTCAGGCCGGCTTGA
- a CDS encoding acetyl-CoA C-acyltransferase family protein has product MSSTEIYVVSAVRSAIGSFGGSLKDLPLADLATQVSRAAIERSGVTAEQIGHVVMGTVIPTEPRDAYLGRVASMNAGVPKEVPAFNVNRLCGSGLQAIVSAAQGLLLGDSDIALAAGAENMSRSPYLLPQARWGARMGDLQGVDYLVGVLQDPFDHFHMGITAENVAATEGITREMQDEVALTSQRRAARAITEGRFAGQIVPIEIKTRKGPVQFTVDENVRGDVTAEQLAGMKPVFKKDGSVTAGNASSINDGAAGLVLASGDAVRRLGLKPLARLVAYAHAGVEPALMGLGPIPATQKVLQKAGLKVSDLDVIESNEAFASQACAVSRALGFDPEKVNPNGSGISLGHPVGATGAIIATKAIHELQRVQGRYALATMCIGGGQGIAIVFERV; this is encoded by the coding sequence ATGAGCAGCACAGAAATCTACGTCGTCAGCGCGGTACGTTCGGCCATCGGCAGCTTTGGCGGGTCGCTCAAGGACCTGCCCCTGGCCGACCTCGCCACCCAGGTGAGCCGCGCCGCCATCGAGCGCTCGGGCGTGACCGCCGAGCAGATCGGCCATGTGGTGATGGGCACCGTGATCCCCACCGAGCCCCGCGACGCCTACCTGGGCCGGGTCGCCTCGATGAACGCCGGGGTGCCCAAGGAAGTGCCGGCCTTTAACGTCAACCGCCTGTGCGGCTCGGGCCTGCAGGCCATCGTCTCGGCCGCCCAGGGCCTGCTGCTGGGTGACAGCGACATCGCCCTGGCCGCCGGCGCCGAGAACATGAGCCGCAGCCCGTACCTGCTGCCCCAGGCCCGCTGGGGCGCGCGCATGGGTGACCTGCAAGGCGTCGATTATCTGGTTGGTGTGCTGCAGGACCCGTTCGACCACTTCCACATGGGCATCACCGCCGAAAACGTTGCTGCAACCGAGGGCATCACCCGCGAGATGCAGGACGAAGTCGCGCTGACCAGCCAGCGCCGCGCCGCCCGCGCCATCACCGAGGGCCGTTTCGCCGGGCAGATCGTGCCGATCGAAATCAAGACCCGCAAAGGCCCCGTGCAGTTCACCGTCGACGAGAACGTGCGCGGCGACGTCACCGCCGAGCAACTGGCCGGCATGAAGCCGGTGTTCAAGAAAGACGGCAGCGTCACCGCCGGTAACGCCAGCAGCATCAACGACGGCGCCGCCGGCCTGGTGCTGGCCAGCGGCGACGCCGTACGCCGCCTGGGCCTCAAGCCCCTGGCGCGCCTGGTGGCCTACGCCCATGCAGGCGTGGAGCCGGCACTGATGGGCCTGGGCCCGATCCCGGCCACGCAGAAGGTGCTGCAGAAGGCCGGCCTGAAAGTGTCCGACCTCGACGTGATCGAGTCGAACGAGGCCTTCGCCTCCCAGGCCTGCGCCGTCTCCCGTGCCCTGGGCTTCGACCCGGAGAAGGTCAACCCCAACGGCTCGGGCATTTCCCTGGGCCACCCGGTGGGTGCCACCGGCGCGATCATCGCCACCAAGGCGATCCATGAACTGCAGCGTGTCCAGGGCCGCTATGCCCTGGCCACCATGTGCATCGGTGGCGGCCAAGGCATCGCCATCGTCTTCGAACGCGTGTGA
- a CDS encoding 3-hydroxybutyryl-CoA dehydrogenase translates to MSIEQIAVIGAGTMGNGIAQVCALAGYQVLLVDVSDAALERGVATLGKNLERQVGKGTVEAGNAAAAKARIRTSTDYAQLASAQLVIEAATENLQLKQRILQQVAANVAAECLIATNTSSLSVTQLAASIEHPERFIGVHFFNPVPMMALVEIIRGLQTSDATYAQALLVTEKLGKSPITAGNRPGFVVNRILVPMINEAIFVRQEGLASAEDIDTGMRLGCNQPIGPLALADLVGLDTLLAIMEAFHEGFNDSKYRPAPLLKEMVAAGYLGRKSGRGFFTY, encoded by the coding sequence GTGAGCATTGAACAGATCGCCGTGATCGGCGCCGGGACCATGGGCAACGGTATCGCCCAGGTATGTGCGCTGGCGGGCTACCAGGTGTTGCTGGTGGACGTTTCCGACGCTGCGCTGGAGCGTGGCGTGGCGACGCTTGGCAAGAACCTCGAGCGTCAGGTCGGCAAGGGTACCGTCGAGGCGGGCAACGCCGCGGCAGCCAAGGCGCGTATCCGCACCAGCACCGATTACGCCCAGCTCGCCAGTGCGCAACTGGTGATCGAGGCGGCCACCGAGAATTTGCAGCTCAAGCAGCGGATTCTTCAGCAGGTGGCGGCCAACGTCGCGGCCGAGTGCCTGATCGCCACCAACACCTCGTCGTTGTCGGTCACCCAGTTGGCGGCGAGCATCGAGCACCCGGAGCGGTTCATCGGCGTGCACTTCTTCAACCCGGTCCCGATGATGGCGCTGGTGGAAATCATCCGTGGCCTGCAAACCAGTGATGCCACCTACGCCCAGGCGCTGCTGGTCACCGAGAAACTGGGCAAGAGCCCGATCACCGCGGGCAACCGTCCGGGCTTCGTGGTCAACCGCATCCTGGTGCCGATGATCAACGAGGCGATCTTCGTGCGCCAGGAAGGCCTGGCCAGCGCCGAGGATATCGACACTGGCATGCGCCTGGGCTGCAACCAGCCGATCGGCCCGCTGGCCCTGGCCGACCTGGTTGGCCTGGACACCCTGCTGGCGATCATGGAGGCCTTCCACGAGGGTTTCAACGACAGCAAGTACCGCCCCGCCCCGCTGCTCAAGGAGATGGTTGCGGCCGGCTACCTGGGGCGCAAGAGCGGCCGCGGCTTCTTCACCTACTGA
- a CDS encoding TetR/AcrR family transcriptional regulator: MPPVNAAMRCANFEERRDKAMALFAEKGFGQVSMRELAAHVGLTAGSLYHHFPSKQDLLYDLIEELYEELQATLDQGRRALARGKPVLACLISAHWQLHGERPLQFRLAERDFCCLSEVQQARLVGLRERYEAGLLRLIAPQARLAGDALVATGHVLATLLNQLPGMLRGKGLGEAEGVGLMEALVVGAVERTLG; this comes from the coding sequence ATGCCCCCGGTCAATGCGGCGATGCGCTGCGCCAACTTTGAAGAGCGGCGCGACAAGGCGATGGCGTTGTTCGCCGAGAAGGGCTTCGGCCAGGTCAGCATGCGTGAGCTGGCGGCGCATGTGGGTTTGACCGCGGGGTCGCTGTACCACCACTTCCCGAGCAAGCAGGACCTGCTCTACGACCTGATCGAGGAGCTGTACGAGGAGTTGCAGGCCACCCTCGATCAGGGGCGACGGGCGCTGGCGCGCGGCAAGCCAGTGTTGGCCTGCCTGATCAGCGCGCACTGGCAGTTGCATGGTGAGCGGCCGTTGCAGTTTCGCCTGGCGGAGCGGGATTTCTGCTGCTTGAGCGAGGTGCAGCAGGCGCGGCTGGTTGGGCTGCGGGAGCGCTATGAAGCCGGGCTGCTGCGATTGATTGCGCCACAGGCGCGGTTGGCCGGGGATGCGCTCGTGGCGACCGGGCATGTGTTGGCGACGTTGCTGAACCAGTTGCCTGGGATGCTGCGCGGGAAGGGGCTGGGTGAAGCCGAGGGGGTTGGGTTGATGGAGGCTCTGGTGGTGGGGGCTGTGGAGCGGACGTTGGGGTAG
- a CDS encoding response regulator: MSEDAQDVVLIVEDEPAIRMILRDYLAGEGYHVLVAEDGEQAFAILASKPHLDLMVTDYRLPGGISGVEIAEPAVRLRPDLKVIFISGYPAEILESGSPIARRAPILAKPFDLERLREEIQGLLR, translated from the coding sequence ATGAGTGAAGATGCGCAAGATGTGGTGTTGATCGTTGAGGATGAACCGGCGATTCGCATGATCCTGCGGGACTACCTGGCGGGCGAGGGGTACCACGTGCTGGTGGCCGAGGATGGGGAGCAGGCGTTCGCGATTCTGGCGAGCAAGCCGCACCTGGACCTGATGGTGACCGATTATCGATTGCCTGGGGGGATATCGGGGGTCGAGATTGCCGAGCCGGCGGTGAGGTTGAGGCCTGATTTGAAGGTGATTTTCATCAGTGGGTATCCGGCGGAGATTCTTGAATCGGGCAGCCCGATTGCGCGGCGGGCGCCGATCCTGGCCAAGCCGTTTGATCTGGAGAGGTTGCGGGAGGAGATTCAGGGGTTGTTGCGTTAG
- a CDS encoding hybrid sensor histidine kinase/response regulator — MLSHITAKLLIVDDLPENLLALDALIQGADREVHQAQSAEQALSLLLEHEFALAILDVQMPGMNGFELAELMRGMEKTRSIPIVFVSAAGREMNYAFKGYESGAVDFLHKPLDTLAVKSKVSVFVDLFRQRKALDRQLQALERSREEQAQLLAQLQVARGELERAVRMRDDFMSIVSHEVRTPLNGLILETQLRRMHLARGNLGAFSEEKLAAMVERDERQINSLIRLVEDMLDVSRIRTGKLSIRPKAFDLGQLVRGLVENFAAQAGALDTHIVLEQCQALHGEWDEFRIEQVLANLLSNALRYGERKPVRVRVFEDGAMACVQVQDAGIGISAQHQQRIFQQFERVAAQQATGGLGLGLYISEQIVLAHGGRIQVDSEEGHGATFSVYLPLTTLQCQSDQTQATSA, encoded by the coding sequence ATGCTAAGCCATATCACCGCGAAACTGCTGATCGTCGACGACCTGCCGGAGAACCTGCTGGCCCTCGATGCCCTGATCCAGGGCGCGGACCGCGAGGTGCATCAGGCCCAGTCCGCCGAGCAGGCATTGTCGCTGCTGCTCGAGCACGAATTCGCCCTGGCGATACTTGACGTGCAGATGCCGGGCATGAACGGTTTCGAACTGGCCGAGCTGATGCGTGGCATGGAAAAGACCCGCAGTATACCCATCGTTTTCGTCAGCGCCGCCGGGCGCGAGATGAACTACGCCTTCAAGGGCTATGAGAGCGGGGCGGTGGACTTCCTGCACAAGCCCCTCGACACCCTGGCGGTGAAGAGCAAGGTCTCGGTGTTCGTCGACCTGTTCCGCCAGCGCAAGGCCCTCGACCGCCAGCTCCAGGCGCTGGAGCGCAGCCGTGAGGAGCAGGCGCAGTTGCTGGCGCAGTTGCAGGTGGCGCGTGGCGAGCTGGAGCGGGCGGTGCGCATGCGCGATGATTTCATGTCGATCGTCTCCCACGAAGTGCGCACACCGCTCAATGGCCTGATTCTCGAGACCCAGCTGCGGCGCATGCACCTGGCCCGGGGCAACCTGGGGGCGTTCAGCGAGGAGAAGCTCGCGGCGATGGTCGAGCGCGATGAGCGGCAGATCAACAGCCTGATCCGCTTGGTGGAGGACATGCTCGACGTGTCGCGGATCCGCACCGGCAAGTTGTCGATTCGGCCCAAGGCCTTCGACCTCGGGCAACTGGTGCGGGGGCTGGTCGAGAACTTCGCCGCGCAGGCGGGGGCCCTGGACACGCATATCGTGCTGGAGCAGTGCCAGGCCTTGCACGGCGAATGGGATGAGTTTCGCATCGAGCAGGTGCTGGCCAACCTGTTGTCCAATGCCCTGCGTTACGGTGAGCGTAAGCCGGTGCGGGTGCGGGTGTTCGAGGACGGCGCCATGGCCTGCGTGCAGGTGCAGGATGCGGGCATTGGCATCAGTGCGCAGCACCAGCAGCGGATTTTCCAGCAGTTCGAACGGGTGGCGGCGCAACAGGCCACGGGCGGGCTGGGCCTGGGGCTGTATATTTCCGAGCAGATCGTGCTGGCTCACGGTGGGCGTATCCAGGTCGACAGTGAGGAGGGGCACGGGGCTACATTCAGTGTCTACCTGCCGCTGACGACGCTGCAGTGCCAAAGTGACCAGACGCAGGCAACCTCTGCTTAG
- a CDS encoding chemotaxis protein CheB, translating to MTGVRAVVIGASAGGVTALFNVLGALPDSFAIPVLCVLHLPDDRHSQLAEVLQRRLQRPVREAVDKACIEAGLIYVAGPGYHLSVERDFTLSLSQEEPVHFSRPAIDYLFESAADAYGPGLLGVLLTGANEDGARGLLRIRQSGGRTVVQDPRDAQVALMPEAALALQQPDHILSLSGIGQLLATLEPSAC from the coding sequence ATGACAGGTGTACGCGCGGTGGTCATCGGCGCCTCGGCGGGCGGCGTCACGGCGTTGTTCAACGTGCTCGGCGCGTTGCCGGACAGCTTCGCCATCCCGGTGTTGTGCGTGCTGCACCTGCCGGACGACCGCCACAGTCAGTTGGCGGAGGTGCTGCAGCGACGCCTGCAGCGGCCGGTGCGCGAAGCCGTCGACAAGGCCTGCATCGAGGCGGGTTTGATCTATGTGGCCGGGCCGGGCTATCACCTGTCGGTGGAGCGTGATTTCACCCTGTCGCTCAGCCAGGAGGAACCGGTGCATTTCTCGCGGCCAGCGATCGACTACCTGTTCGAGTCGGCGGCGGACGCCTACGGCCCGGGCCTGCTCGGCGTGCTGCTCACCGGGGCCAACGAAGATGGTGCCCGGGGGCTTTTGCGCATCAGACAAAGCGGTGGCCGGACCGTGGTCCAGGACCCTCGCGACGCACAGGTCGCGCTGATGCCGGAGGCCGCCCTGGCCCTGCAGCAGCCCGACCATATACTTTCTTTGAGTGGTATCGGGCAGTTGCTCGCGACCCTGGAACCCAGCGCATGCTAA